A genome region from Paradevosia shaoguanensis includes the following:
- a CDS encoding cation diffusion facilitator family transporter — MQSEQGVLRLSIAVTFVVAGIGIAFGLISGSFAIVFDGVYALTDAIMTVLALLVARLIASSTSEEPDSNWLVKHFTMGFWHLEPMVLGLNGIMLSGAAIYAFINAIGSIVQGGRHLEFDNAIIYTVITLVMTVTMATYAHRANRGIGSDFVALDVKSWVMSSAMTAALFVAFVFGYFIQGTELAWLSPYIDPVVLAAICVIIIPIPLGTIRQALADILLVTPADLKEHVDHVAQDFVDRYGFLSYRAYVARVGRGRQIELYFIVPHDRPATRLEEWDRIRNEVSTALGPDSPDRWLTIAFTTDPEWADGVSVAAEG; from the coding sequence ATGCAATCAGAACAGGGCGTATTGCGCCTTTCGATAGCCGTGACCTTCGTCGTGGCGGGGATCGGCATCGCCTTCGGGCTCATCTCGGGCTCCTTCGCCATCGTCTTCGACGGCGTCTACGCCCTGACCGACGCCATCATGACCGTGCTCGCGCTGCTCGTGGCGCGGCTCATCGCCTCCTCGACCAGCGAGGAACCCGACAGCAACTGGCTGGTGAAGCACTTCACCATGGGCTTCTGGCACCTCGAGCCGATGGTGCTGGGCCTCAACGGCATCATGCTCTCGGGCGCGGCCATCTACGCCTTCATCAACGCAATCGGCAGCATCGTGCAGGGTGGGCGCCATCTCGAATTCGACAACGCCATCATCTACACCGTGATCACCCTGGTCATGACCGTCACCATGGCCACCTACGCTCACCGCGCCAATCGCGGCATCGGCTCTGATTTCGTGGCGCTCGACGTCAAGAGCTGGGTGATGTCCTCGGCAATGACGGCAGCGCTCTTCGTGGCCTTCGTCTTCGGCTATTTCATCCAGGGCACCGAGCTTGCCTGGCTCTCGCCCTATATCGACCCGGTCGTGCTGGCGGCGATCTGCGTGATCATCATCCCGATTCCACTGGGCACCATCCGGCAGGCTCTGGCCGACATCCTTCTCGTCACCCCCGCGGACCTCAAGGAACATGTCGACCACGTGGCGCAGGATTTCGTCGACCGCTACGGCTTCCTCTCCTACCGCGCCTATGTCGCCCGCGTCGGCCGCGGCCGACAGATCGAACTCTATTTCATCGTCCCCCACGACCGCCCCGCCACGCGCCTGGAAGAATGGGACCGCATCCGCAACGAAGTCAGCACCGCCCTCGGCCCGGACTCCCCCGACCGCTGGCTGACGATCGCGTTCACGACGGACCCGGAATGGGCGGATGGGGTGAGTGTGGCGGCGGAGGGGTAA
- the ybaK gene encoding Cys-tRNA(Pro) deacylase, whose amino-acid sequence MSKGTRATKMLEQAGIAFTTATYDYDPNAQSIGLQAAEALGEAPDRVLKTLMALVDKKPVCVIVPSDHEVSLKKLAVAFGGKSAEMMKPADAERISGYKVGGISPFGQMRKLPTAIEEQALGHEAVYVNGGQRGLQVRLRPSDIVAAIGAIAAPLVA is encoded by the coding sequence ATGTCCAAGGGAACCCGCGCGACCAAGATGCTGGAACAGGCCGGCATCGCCTTCACCACCGCGACCTACGACTACGATCCCAACGCGCAGAGCATCGGTCTCCAGGCCGCCGAAGCGTTGGGGGAGGCGCCGGATCGCGTGCTCAAGACGCTGATGGCGCTGGTGGATAAGAAGCCCGTTTGCGTCATCGTGCCATCCGACCACGAGGTCTCGCTCAAGAAGCTCGCAGTTGCGTTCGGCGGCAAATCCGCCGAGATGATGAAGCCTGCCGATGCCGAACGCATTTCCGGCTACAAGGTCGGCGGCATCAGCCCCTTCGGCCAGATGCGCAAGCTCCCCACCGCCATCGAGGAGCAGGCGCTGGGGCACGAGGCCGTCTATGTCAATGGCGGCCAGCGCGGGTTGCAGGTCCGTCTCCGGCCATCGGACATCGTCGCCGCCATCGGCGCCATCGCCGCGCCTCTGGTGGCCTAG
- the hrpB gene encoding ATP-dependent helicase HrpB: MPLLSPLPIDAALPPLLAALEAGPFAVLVAPPGAGKTTRVPLALLDTPWRGDGRIVMLEPRRLAARAAARRMAQTLGEEVGETVGYRVRLDNKVTKKTRIEVVTEGVFTRMLLDDPELNGIAAVLFDEFHERSLDGDLGLALALDATALREDLRLLVMSATIDGARVSKLLGDAPVIESEGRAFPVETRYIDHDPLARLEDQVTAATLEAMRDEPGSVLVFVPGQAEITRTAERLAGKVPANTDIAPLYGQLTPAEQDRAVQPAPTGRRKIVLATSIAETSLTIEGVRIVIDSGFRRVPAYEPSTGLTTLETRRVSRAAADQRRGRAGRTEPGICYRLWNEGQSAALDAFDTPEILAADLSGLALDLASWGVTDPRTLAFLDPPPAPAWNEAITLLKGLEALDGDGRITPEGQALARLPLHPRLAHMVHRAAVENDALTAAEVAVLIGERGLGGDGIDLAHRLARFRRESGRRADEAKNLARRWAALVGNRTGNSEDAGRHLARAYPDRVAQASGARGRFRLANGRAASLEETDGLAAAPYLVVADLTGTAANGRIRSAAAIDRATIEELFAGQIDTQVVLSFDKGSRSLRARRLRMLGALRLNEEPLAVPATEEAASALATGLAEIGLPLPWSREQKALRARATYLHETLGEPWPDLSDAALAADGAAWLAPYLVGRAGLGDITAEDLSAALDEKLPWARRSEMERLLPSHFAAPSGSNVPIDYSGENGPTLEIRVQELFGLDRHPSVAGGKVPLLLVLLSPAHRPIQTTRDLPGFWRGSWRDVAKDLKGRYPKHYWPDNPLEAQATARAKPRGT; encoded by the coding sequence ATGCCGCTCCTTTCGCCGCTCCCCATCGATGCCGCCCTGCCCCCGCTTCTTGCCGCGCTTGAGGCCGGGCCGTTCGCCGTGCTCGTCGCGCCGCCGGGCGCCGGCAAGACCACGCGCGTGCCGCTGGCATTGCTCGATACGCCGTGGCGCGGCGATGGCCGCATCGTCATGCTAGAGCCCCGGCGCCTCGCCGCCCGCGCCGCCGCGCGCCGCATGGCGCAGACGCTGGGCGAGGAAGTAGGCGAAACCGTCGGCTATCGCGTGCGGCTCGACAACAAGGTGACGAAGAAGACCCGTATCGAAGTCGTCACCGAAGGCGTCTTCACCCGCATGCTGCTCGACGATCCCGAGCTCAACGGCATCGCCGCCGTGCTCTTCGACGAGTTCCACGAACGCAGCCTCGACGGCGATCTCGGCCTTGCTTTGGCGCTCGACGCCACGGCGCTGCGGGAAGACCTGCGCCTCCTTGTGATGTCGGCGACCATCGACGGCGCCCGCGTCTCAAAACTCCTCGGCGACGCGCCGGTTATCGAAAGCGAAGGCCGCGCCTTCCCCGTCGAGACGCGCTATATCGACCACGATCCGCTGGCGCGCCTCGAAGACCAGGTGACGGCCGCCACGCTCGAAGCCATGCGCGACGAGCCCGGTTCCGTGCTCGTCTTCGTCCCTGGCCAGGCCGAGATCACCCGCACCGCCGAGCGCCTCGCCGGCAAGGTGCCAGCCAATACAGACATCGCCCCGCTCTACGGCCAGCTCACCCCAGCCGAACAGGATCGCGCCGTGCAGCCTGCCCCGACCGGCCGCCGCAAGATCGTGCTGGCGACTTCGATCGCGGAAACCTCGCTCACCATCGAGGGCGTGCGCATCGTCATCGATTCCGGCTTCCGCCGCGTCCCGGCCTATGAGCCTTCCACGGGCCTCACGACGCTCGAAACCCGCCGCGTCTCGCGCGCCGCCGCCGACCAGCGCCGCGGCCGCGCCGGCCGCACGGAGCCCGGCATCTGCTATCGCCTGTGGAACGAAGGCCAGAGCGCCGCGCTCGACGCCTTCGATACGCCCGAGATTCTGGCCGCCGATCTCTCCGGCCTTGCCCTCGACCTAGCCTCCTGGGGCGTCACCGATCCCAGGACGCTGGCCTTCCTAGATCCGCCGCCGGCACCGGCCTGGAACGAGGCCATCACGCTCCTCAAAGGGCTGGAAGCGTTGGACGGCGACGGTCGCATCACGCCCGAAGGCCAGGCGCTCGCGCGCCTGCCGCTGCATCCGCGCCTCGCCCACATGGTCCACCGCGCCGCCGTGGAGAACGACGCCCTCACCGCCGCGGAAGTCGCCGTGCTCATCGGCGAGCGCGGCCTTGGCGGCGACGGCATCGACCTCGCCCATCGCCTCGCCCGCTTCCGCCGCGAATCCGGCCGGCGGGCCGATGAAGCGAAAAACCTCGCGCGGCGCTGGGCGGCCCTGGTCGGGAACAGGACCGGTAATAGCGAAGACGCCGGCCGCCATCTCGCCCGCGCCTACCCGGATCGCGTGGCGCAAGCTTCCGGTGCTCGCGGCCGCTTCCGTCTGGCCAACGGGCGGGCCGCCAGCCTTGAAGAAACCGACGGCTTGGCCGCGGCGCCCTACCTTGTCGTGGCCGACCTTACCGGCACCGCCGCCAACGGCCGCATCCGGTCGGCGGCGGCTATCGACCGGGCGACGATCGAAGAATTGTTCGCGGGGCAGATCGATACACAGGTGGTGCTGAGCTTCGACAAGGGCTCACGGAGCCTGCGGGCCCGGCGGCTCAGGATGCTTGGCGCGCTGCGCCTCAACGAAGAACCGCTGGCGGTGCCGGCGACAGAGGAGGCGGCCTCCGCGCTGGCTACAGGCCTCGCCGAGATCGGCCTGCCCCTGCCCTGGAGCAGGGAGCAGAAGGCGCTGCGGGCGCGCGCGACCTATCTCCATGAAACGCTGGGCGAGCCCTGGCCTGACCTGTCCGACGCCGCCCTCGCTGCCGATGGTGCAGCGTGGCTGGCGCCCTATCTCGTCGGCCGTGCCGGGCTCGGCGACATCACGGCAGAGGACCTTTCGGCGGCGCTCGACGAGAAGCTGCCATGGGCCCGCCGGAGCGAGATGGAAAGGCTGCTGCCGAGTCACTTCGCCGCGCCATCGGGCTCGAACGTGCCCATCGACTATTCCGGCGAGAACGGGCCGACGCTCGAAATCCGGGTGCAGGAACTGTTCGGGCTCGACCGGCATCCGAGCGTTGCCGGAGGCAAGGTGCCTCTGCTGCTGGTGCTGCTGTCGCCCGCCCATCGCCCCATCCAGACGACACGCGACCTGCCGGGCTTCTGGCGCGGCTCGTGGCGGGACGTGGCCAAGGACCTCAAGGGGCGGTACCCGAAACATTATTGGCCGGACAACCCGCTGGAGGCGCAGGCCACTGCGCGGGCGAAGCCGCGGGGGACGTAG
- a CDS encoding peptide chain release factor 3, with amino-acid sequence MTAATATATARTGLAPYQTRRTFAIISHPDAGKTTLTEKLLAASGAIQQAGAVRGRASMRATRSDWMEIEQQRGISITSSVMTFEHDGLTFNLLDTPGHSDFSEDTYRTLTAVDAAIMVIDMAKGIESQTLKLFEVCRLRDIPIITFVNKVDREGLGPLEILDTVADTLALDVAPVVWPIGSGVDFKGTLDLIGKRLLSPSGEVLETFEDVEDLMLDEKYLADPVYASAFDTLDLALSGYPAFDRDTYLEGHLTPVIFGSALKSISVAELLKALGTWAPEPRPQPAEPNPIQPSDNKVAGFVFKVQANMNANHRDRIAFVRLSSGTFKRGMKLRNVRSGKDMAVTNPMFFFGQSRELADEAVAGDIVGIPNHGTLSVGDTLTEGAAIKVTGIPNFAPEIIRRVRLTDPIKAKQLSKALSDLAEEGVAQVFRRMIGADWLVGVVGQLQLEVLQSRIEKEYGVPIAFESIGYELARWVAAEDKTELKKFIDANRATLAEDKDGNPIYLAQSNWWLTRMQQDYPKVEFFATRERA; translated from the coding sequence ATGACCGCCGCCACCGCGACCGCAACTGCCCGCACGGGCCTGGCCCCGTATCAGACGCGGCGCACCTTCGCCATCATCTCGCACCCGGACGCCGGCAAGACGACGCTGACCGAAAAGCTGCTGGCCGCCTCGGGCGCCATCCAGCAGGCGGGCGCCGTGCGCGGCCGCGCCAGCATGCGCGCCACCCGTTCGGACTGGATGGAAATCGAACAGCAGCGCGGCATCTCGATCACCTCCTCGGTGATGACCTTCGAGCATGACGGGCTGACCTTCAACCTCCTCGATACGCCCGGCCACTCGGACTTCTCGGAAGATACCTATCGCACGCTCACGGCGGTGGACGCGGCGATCATGGTCATCGACATGGCCAAGGGTATCGAAAGCCAGACGCTGAAACTCTTCGAAGTCTGCCGCCTGCGCGACATCCCCATCATCACCTTCGTCAACAAGGTGGACCGCGAAGGCCTCGGCCCGCTCGAAATCCTCGATACTGTCGCCGACACCCTGGCGCTCGACGTGGCGCCGGTCGTCTGGCCGATCGGCTCGGGCGTCGACTTCAAGGGTACGCTCGATCTCATCGGCAAACGGCTGCTCTCGCCCTCGGGCGAAGTGCTGGAGACCTTCGAGGATGTCGAGGACCTGATGCTCGACGAAAAGTACCTGGCCGACCCGGTCTATGCGAGCGCCTTCGACACCCTCGACCTGGCGCTTTCCGGCTACCCGGCCTTCGATCGCGATACGTATCTGGAAGGGCACCTGACGCCTGTGATCTTCGGCTCGGCCTTGAAGAGCATCAGCGTCGCCGAACTTCTCAAGGCCCTCGGCACCTGGGCGCCCGAGCCGCGGCCACAGCCGGCCGAGCCCAATCCGATCCAGCCGTCGGACAACAAGGTTGCGGGCTTCGTGTTCAAGGTGCAGGCCAACATGAACGCCAACCACCGCGACCGCATCGCCTTCGTGCGGCTGTCCTCGGGCACGTTCAAGCGCGGCATGAAGCTGCGGAACGTCCGCTCGGGCAAGGACATGGCGGTGACCAACCCGATGTTCTTCTTCGGCCAGAGCCGCGAACTGGCCGATGAGGCCGTGGCCGGCGATATCGTCGGCATTCCCAACCACGGCACGCTCTCGGTGGGCGACACGCTCACCGAAGGCGCGGCGATCAAGGTCACGGGCATTCCGAACTTCGCGCCGGAAATCATCCGTCGCGTGCGCCTCACCGATCCGATCAAGGCCAAGCAGCTTTCCAAGGCGCTGTCCGATCTCGCCGAGGAAGGCGTGGCGCAGGTTTTCCGTCGCATGATCGGCGCCGACTGGCTGGTCGGCGTCGTCGGCCAGCTGCAGCTCGAAGTGCTGCAATCGCGCATCGAGAAGGAATACGGTGTGCCGATCGCCTTCGAGAGCATCGGCTACGAGCTGGCCCGCTGGGTCGCCGCCGAGGACAAGACCGAGCTCAAGAAGTTCATCGACGCCAACCGTGCGACGCTGGCCGAGGACAAGGATGGCAACCCCATCTACCTGGCGCAGAGCAATTGGTGGCTCACCCGCATGCAGCAGGACTATCCCAAGGTCGAGTTCTTTGCGACAAGGGAACGAGCCTAG
- a CDS encoding ABC transporter ATP-binding protein, which translates to MRKEWSLVIDPVRQIYGRFWRESRLTLVGIAALVVISSFGQVITPYVFSRLIDTLNAPELPAAIVLMFVGYALMRGLANAISQLVNFMAWMAAQGLNFISGTAFFDRLLRKRVSFFVEHNPVEIQNARSQGENSLFVLVQLGIIVFIPAVTQIALSLIVLGAAINIEIALIVIVYGVAFIVMTYWANHWTRPYLDKAVDAQQEATRFVGNAVNAMETLRYFGGDRWMSDNFSSRAGAVRTAWRAWAIRRIGFIGGFGLALATQLAVTFALLIPRYEAGTLSVGDIVLINTLMIQLNQPFEMVGSAINEVVRAVSNFLPFARMWAEPEEPDTGRGKRLMLDRGSIVFADVGYSYGNAGATVGPVSLVAERGHVTFLTGETGAGKSTLFKLALKALEPTEGRIVVDGTDLEEISRDDWYSIIGVVPQEVMLLNDSLRSNIVLGRDYDPERLRLAAQKASILDFVEGLPETFETNVGERGLKLSGGERQRIAIARALYGEPEVLFLDEASSALDEATEAEIMGELRLLADRMTILAITHRKAVIGKHDTVIDLPGGTKTVEANDEIEA; encoded by the coding sequence GTGCGCAAGGAATGGTCCCTGGTCATCGACCCGGTCCGGCAGATCTATGGCCGCTTCTGGCGGGAATCGCGGCTGACGCTGGTCGGCATCGCGGCTCTGGTGGTGATCTCGTCCTTCGGGCAGGTCATCACGCCTTATGTCTTCTCGCGCCTCATCGACACGCTCAACGCGCCTGAGCTGCCCGCTGCCATCGTCCTCATGTTCGTCGGCTACGCGCTCATGCGCGGGCTGGCCAACGCCATATCGCAGCTCGTCAACTTCATGGCCTGGATGGCGGCGCAGGGGCTCAACTTCATCAGCGGCACCGCCTTCTTCGACCGGCTGCTGCGCAAGCGGGTCAGCTTCTTCGTCGAGCACAACCCGGTCGAGATCCAGAACGCCCGCTCGCAGGGCGAGAACTCGCTCTTCGTCCTGGTTCAGCTCGGCATCATCGTCTTCATCCCCGCCGTGACGCAGATCGCCCTCAGCCTCATCGTGCTGGGCGCGGCGATCAATATCGAGATCGCGCTCATCGTCATCGTCTATGGCGTAGCCTTCATCGTCATGACCTATTGGGCCAACCACTGGACGCGGCCGTATCTCGACAAGGCGGTGGATGCGCAGCAGGAGGCGACGCGGTTTGTCGGCAACGCCGTCAACGCCATGGAGACCCTGCGCTATTTCGGCGGCGACCGCTGGATGAGCGACAACTTCTCGAGCCGCGCCGGCGCCGTCCGCACGGCGTGGCGCGCCTGGGCCATCCGGCGCATCGGCTTCATCGGCGGGTTCGGCCTGGCGCTGGCGACCCAGCTTGCCGTGACCTTCGCGCTCCTCATCCCGCGCTACGAGGCCGGCACGCTCAGCGTCGGCGATATCGTCCTCATCAACACCCTCATGATCCAGCTCAACCAGCCCTTCGAGATGGTGGGCTCGGCCATCAACGAGGTCGTGCGGGCCGTCTCCAATTTCCTGCCCTTCGCCCGCATGTGGGCGGAGCCGGAGGAGCCCGATACCGGCCGTGGCAAGCGCCTCATGCTCGATCGAGGCAGCATCGTCTTTGCGGATGTCGGCTACAGCTACGGCAATGCCGGCGCGACGGTCGGGCCGGTGAGCCTCGTCGCCGAGCGCGGCCACGTCACCTTCCTCACCGGCGAGACCGGCGCCGGCAAGTCGACGCTCTTCAAGCTGGCGCTCAAGGCGCTGGAGCCCACCGAGGGCCGGATCGTCGTGGATGGCACGGACCTTGAGGAGATCAGCCGCGACGACTGGTATTCGATCATCGGCGTCGTGCCGCAGGAAGTGATGCTGCTCAACGACAGCCTCCGGTCCAACATCGTTCTCGGCCGCGACTATGATCCCGAGCGGCTGCGGCTGGCGGCGCAGAAGGCCTCGATCCTCGATTTCGTCGAGGGTCTGCCGGAGACATTCGAGACCAATGTCGGCGAGCGCGGACTGAAACTCTCAGGCGGCGAGCGGCAGCGCATCGCCATCGCGCGGGCGCTCTATGGCGAGCCGGAAGTGCTGTTTCTCGATGAAGCCAGCTCGGCGCTCGACGAGGCGACGGAGGCCGAAATCATGGGGGAGTTGCGCCTGCTCGCCGACAGGATGACAATTCTGGCGATCACTCATCGGAAGGCCGTAATCGGCAAGCATGACACTGTCATCGATTTGCCCGGCGGCACCAAGACCGTTGAGGCGAATGACGAAATCGAGGCTTGA
- a CDS encoding aldo/keto reductase, with amino-acid sequence MQHRRLGKTGFQVSEIGLGLWQLGGDFGPLADDTATGILAEANSLGVNFWDTADVYGSGLSESRVRSFPAKAGVTIATKVGRSGTLYPDKYSKQAIKDSLAGSARRLGVEVLDLVQLHTIPTEVLRQGDVFGWMDELQAEGLFRFYGASVETIEEGLICLEHAGVSTLQIIFNIFRQDAAKELLPRARDRDVGIIVRLPLASGLLSGKFSAHTHFAAQDHRYYNRDGKAFNVGETFSGLPFETGLALADELKDLVPDGWTMAQMALRWILDYEPISTVIAGVSRPEQLADNVAAADRPPLSREVHERLAGWYIERVRPHVRGQI; translated from the coding sequence ATGCAGCATCGCCGCTTGGGGAAGACCGGGTTCCAGGTTTCCGAGATCGGGCTCGGTCTCTGGCAGCTGGGAGGGGACTTCGGCCCGCTGGCGGACGATACGGCAACCGGCATCCTCGCCGAAGCCAACAGCCTCGGCGTCAATTTCTGGGATACGGCCGATGTCTATGGCTCGGGTCTTTCCGAAAGCCGCGTGCGCAGCTTTCCGGCCAAGGCGGGCGTCACCATTGCCACCAAGGTCGGGCGGTCGGGAACGCTCTATCCCGACAAGTATTCCAAGCAGGCGATCAAGGACAGCCTTGCCGGTTCCGCCCGGCGGCTGGGTGTCGAGGTGCTCGATCTCGTCCAGCTCCACACCATCCCCACCGAAGTGCTGCGGCAAGGCGACGTCTTCGGCTGGATGGACGAATTGCAGGCCGAGGGCCTCTTCCGCTTCTATGGCGCCAGCGTAGAGACCATTGAAGAGGGCCTGATCTGCCTCGAGCATGCGGGCGTCTCGACGCTCCAGATCATCTTCAACATCTTCCGGCAGGATGCCGCCAAGGAATTGCTGCCCCGGGCACGCGATCGCGACGTGGGCATCATCGTGCGCCTGCCGCTCGCCAGCGGGTTGCTGTCGGGCAAGTTCAGCGCCCACACCCATTTCGCCGCCCAGGACCACCGCTACTACAATCGCGACGGCAAGGCCTTCAATGTCGGGGAGACCTTTTCGGGCCTGCCCTTCGAAACCGGCCTCGCGCTCGCCGACGAGCTCAAGGACCTCGTGCCGGACGGCTGGACCATGGCGCAGATGGCGCTGCGCTGGATCCTCGACTACGAGCCGATCTCGACCGTCATCGCCGGCGTCTCGCGGCCCGAGCAACTGGCCGACAATGTCGCCGCCGCCGACCGCCCGCCGCTCTCGCGTGAGGTCCATGAGCGATTGGCCGGCTGGTATATCGAACGCGTCCGCCCCCACGTGCGCGGGCAGATTTGA
- a CDS encoding phosphoribosyltransferase — translation MRFKSADPIVLALPRGGVPVGHEVAAALGAPLDVLIVRKIGAPGHEELGLGALVEGDPPQIVLNDEVMAAISPSGAHLETERMRQLGEMSRRRKLYRGDRALPPLAGRTVILVDDGIATGGTVRAALRGLEASGAKTVVLAVPVAPADVLATLRPLAGEVVCLETPHPFNSVGEHYQEFPQTSDEEVIALLAEHGGAGGAAS, via the coding sequence ATGCGGTTCAAGTCCGCCGATCCGATCGTTCTCGCCCTGCCGCGCGGTGGGGTGCCGGTGGGCCACGAGGTCGCCGCGGCCTTGGGCGCTCCGCTCGACGTGCTCATCGTACGCAAGATCGGCGCGCCCGGCCATGAGGAACTCGGCCTCGGCGCCCTCGTCGAGGGCGACCCGCCCCAGATCGTCCTCAACGACGAGGTCATGGCCGCCATCTCGCCCTCGGGCGCCCATCTGGAAACCGAGCGGATGCGCCAGCTCGGCGAGATGAGCCGCCGCCGCAAGCTCTATCGCGGCGACCGCGCCCTGCCGCCGCTCGCCGGGCGCACCGTCATCCTCGTCGATGACGGCATCGCCACCGGAGGCACCGTTCGCGCCGCCCTGCGCGGTCTTGAGGCCTCGGGCGCGAAGACCGTGGTGCTGGCGGTGCCCGTCGCGCCGGCCGATGTGCTCGCCACGCTCCGGCCGTTGGCCGGGGAGGTCGTCTGCCTTGAGACACCACATCCCTTCAACTCGGTCGGGGAGCACTACCAGGAGTTCCCGCAGACGAGTGACGAAGAGGTGATTGCGCTCCTCGCCGAGCACGGCGGGGCTGGCGGAG